The genome window TCGCTTCAACCGTCGATGGCATGGGCAGGAAAGTCGGCTGAGGCGGCCGAGATCGACCGTGAGGCGGATGCGGCCCTCAAGAAATTGCTGGCGGATACGCCGGAAGCGGAGACGTTTCGAGAGGATGCCAAGGGCATCCTCATCTTTCCGAGTATCACGAAGGGTGGCTTTATTGTTGGGGCTCACTATGGGAAAGGTGCCCTCAAAAAAAATGGGGCAACGGTCGGGTATTACAGTACCACGGCTGCATCCTACGGTCTGCAGGCCGGCGTGCAATCGTTCGGCTACGTCCTGTTCTTCATGAACGACAAGGCGTTGGAGTATCTAGACAATAGCTCGGGGTGGGAGGTCGGGGTCGGTCCCAGTATCGTGGTCGTGGATAAAGGCGCGGGGAAGAGCGTGACGACAACGACAGGACGGAGCGATGTCTATGCCTTCATCTTCAGCCAGCAGGGGCTGATGGCGGGCTTGGGGTTGCAGGGCTCAAAGATCACCAAAATTGAGCCGTAGATCGCGGCGACCCACCAAGGGTACTGGCAGACGTGTAGGGCAACAGTCGTGAATGAACTGAGAAAGGAGAAGGGATAATGAGGGTGCTGCAGATTAGCGTGCTGATGTTTTCGGTTCTGCTTCTCGGTCCCGTTCAGGCCCAAGAAGCGAATCAAATGAACATGGAGATTCTGAAAGAGAAAATCAAAGCCGACAAAAAGCTGATCATCGCCAACAATATGACGCTCACCGATGCGGAAGCGAAGAACTTCTGGCCGCTCTACGATGCGTATCAGAAGGAATTGGAGCAGATCAATCAGCGGATGATCACCACGATCAAGAGCTATGCCGATGCCTACAATGCCGGGAAGGGTGAGATTTCCAATGACACCGCCAAAAAGTTGCTGGCTGACGCCTTGGCGGTCGATGAATCCGAAGTGAAGCTGCGGCAATCGTATGCGGCGAAAATGGGGAAGGTCCTTCCTGCGACGAAAGTCGCCCGCTATATCCAGCTTGAAAACAAGATCCGGGCGGTCGTGAAGTTCGAGCTGGCCGCGCTGATTCCCTTGGCGAGTTGAGGCATGCGACTATGTCAGCGTGCTGGTAAAAGCCTGTGATCGACAAAAACGATCAGCCAGCCGGCGCATCAAAAGGTTGTCAGCATGCGACTGCTATTCTCTGGATTCCATTGGGGATCAGAAACAGCACGCGTAAGGGTCAAAAACAACTATTTTTGACCTGAACCCTTGTGTAGCGAAAGAACCTGTTCTTCAGTCAGTGCTTGGCCCTTTATTCTCGGTGTCCTCAGTTATTTTCAATTCAAGGAGTATGTTGCAGCCTTCTAAGGTGAACTATAGGTTGCCGCAACCGGCCAAGCTCAACAGCGTGCTCATCATTGGAAAGCGGTGAAGAATCGAGGATCGCAAAACACCCAAGCGATCCTTATATCGGCACACCTAGTTAGATGTTTTGAAGGGGGCCCACCCCCAGCCATCGTGCTTATAGCCCTTCTTCTCCATGCACGCCACGTAGGCATCTGTGTCAGTTACAGGAACCTCGTAGGAAGTTCCTGCAACCATTCCTGGGACGACCCCCTCATGCTGGGCGATGCTTAAACACTCGCGCTGATCGACGGACCAGTCTGCTTCACTTGTCCCTTGGGGAACGATGAATGAGTGGGAAGTGATGCTACACCCTGCGAGTACAGGAAGTGCGAGCGCAAGAACAGTGCTACGCATCAGAGCCTCCTTCAGCTTTTGTTGATCTCGCACGACAACCACTTAGCCCCCCTCTTTTGGGAGCCCTTTGAAGAGGCGCTCGGGAATCAACGGCGTGCGGAACACCCAGCGTATGCCGGCCTGCACCGTCCAGTCGAGACCCAGTGGCGTATTATCCCCCGTGATTCCCACACCGGGCCCAGCAAACACGTTCCAATGATTATCAAACCGGTAGCCGATTTGGCCCACCACGTTCGACGCGGTCGGTCGGTGGGTATTCCAATCGTTGTTCCAGGTTCCCTGGACCGAAGTCCACCAATGATCGGACCAGATGGTGTTGATGGTCCCCTGGACCTGCAAAAAGTGGAGGTCGGTGCGGGAGGGATCGCCGCCGACGGAGCTGTAGTCCTGGACCAGGAGATAGAACATGGAGCGCACTCGGGCCAGCGGGGCGGCCAGCACCCCGCCCGGTCCGAGAGTATACTTGCCCGTGCCGAGTCGGTCCGGCGAGGCCGTTGGAAACAACACGTCTGTCCCGAGGAACACTGCCACGTACTCACTGGCATACACCCGCCCACCCACGCGAACCACCGTATCGCTAAGGCCGTTCGTCGGGAATCCCTGCCGCTGCTGATCGGCCCATACATAGGGCACCGTGGCCTGGACGCCAAAGTTGGGTGTGACCGGAAGGCGGATGACAGCCGTCGCGGTGTCCAGACGCTGCCCGAGGGTGAACTGACTGTGCCCGTAGGTGAGTTGATAGTAGCCGATGATGGCGGTCGGGTCTGTGCCGAAGGCCGAGGCAGCCTCCGAGAGGCGCTTTCGTTCTGCCGTAAGGCGGGCGCGCTCCTCTGGCGTAGCGCCCTGCAGGCCCGAGAACAGCCGTCGGTCCTCCGGCGGTGGCGGCTCCTCCGGTGGTTCGACGGCTGCCTCGTCAATATGTCCACCAGATGTCTCGGCCGCGATTGAAACTGAGCCTATTCCGGAATCAAAGATTCCAAAGAGACCGAGGACGATAAGGAGTATCAGACTCGTTGACGGGCCGGGAGTGTTCAACCAGCTTCCATGTGAGTCATTAACATTTGTTTTTGACCCTTGTCGCTTGAAGCAAGATCCCCTGTGAATTTCGACACCATCGGTCTTCAATTTCGGCGGGGCTTTTGACCCGGTTCCTCACCAGATTGGACTTCTATTCGTTTCGTGACCTGTCACCGATTTCGGATGCGTAAGCTAGCACTGTGGGTAACGCTGAGTAAACCCGCGTAAAGCGCGTAAGCTAGCTTGTCCCTATCTCGCACAGTGCGGTGCGCGAACACCGAAGCATTTCGTCCGTGAGAACCCGTTCGGATTTTTGGAAAAACAAACCGGGCAAGCTTACCCCGATCGGCTCGGACTGGAATCGGACCGCTGGACCAGACGATGGCCGAGTGACAGCTAGGCAGAGTTGGTAACTACTCGCGCCGTTTATTCGTTAAGGCAGCCACCGCTGCGGGTCTGCCTGCACAGATACCGTCGTGCTCCTCTCGCGTTGGGCCCTTCCTCTGCACTCCCCTCTCGGTTGCCAAAACCCGACACGAGTGTGGGCCGGTCATGTCGGGTTTTTGATTGTTGCATAGCACAGCCTATATACCCCAATCAGAACCAACAGTGCTTATGCGGGCTGCGTGGACTAGCCACACCCAGAGGCCAGCATGTTGTGGACTGTGAAAGACCTCGCACACAGGTTGAACATCAAACCCTCGACGGTCTACTCGTGGGCGACGCACGGACGGATTCCCTGTCTCAAGATTCATGGCGCGCTCCGGTTCCGTCGTGAGGAGATCGAGCGCTGGCTGGAGTCGCTCCGAGTGCAGCAGCCACTCACCGCACCAAGCGACCCTCACACAGCGCTCGATGTCCTCATTGCTCGGACGAAACAGCACGCCTATACTCCTCCTCCACGGGGAAGCCAGACCAGATCAAGCCTCATCAGGAAGGAGGAAACGGATGGGGCTCTATAAGCGACACCGTGTTTGGTGGATGAGTTTCACATACAACGGAGAACAGATTCGCCGTTCGACCGGCACAACCAATAAGCGATTAGCTGAGGCAATCTGCTCAAAAGTCAGAGTCAAGATCATTGAAGGCCAATACTTCGACCGAGGGGAAGAGCAGGATCGGACCGTCGGAGAAATGATGGAGCGGTATTTTCGAGAGCGGGTTGCTGGTGGGAATCGTCATAGTGAGCGGCGAGCCCGCTCCATTCTTACCAACTTGCGCTCGGTGTTCGGCTCAAAAACACTCGCTGCGGTCACGCCGAAAGAAATTGCCACGTATAAGGCAAACCGTCACCAGCAAGGGGCCAAACCGGCAACGATCGCCAAAGAACTGGGGCTCATGAAGGCGGCCTACAACGTGGCTATTCGGGAATGGGAATGGTGCCGAGAGAATCCGGTCTGCCGGGTGATGTTTGGACGAATTCGGAATGCTCGCGTCCGGTATCTCGACGACGGGACGTTTGAACGGGTCGTCAAGGCATGTCCGGCCTGGCTCCAGCCCATCGTCCTGATCGCGCGCTACACCGGCATGCGGCGGGAGAACGTCGTGATGCTTCAGTGGTCGCAGGTGGATTTACACCGGAAGTTGATTGTCCTTGAGTCCACCAAAAATGGCGATCGGCTCGGGGTGCCCCTGTGTGATCCTGTGATGACCATCTTGCAAAAGTTAAGGGGCACGAGATTGAACCCCTTCGGACCTGTGTTCACTCGGCTGGATGGAGAACCCCTGACAGGTGATGCCGTGGGGATCGCCTTCGGGCGAGTCTGTCGTCGGATTGGGATTGAGGATTTCCGCTTTCACGATCTACGACACACGTTTGCGTCGAGCTTGGTGCAGCAAGGTGTGGATCTGTACCATGTACAGCGACTGTTAGGGCACCGAGATGGTCGGATGACCCAACGTTACGCGCATCTGGCACCTGAAAATCTGCGTGACGCGATCCAGGTGTTCAATCGCGGTAATCACAAAATTAGCACACAGGCAGCGGACCGCTCTGAGAGCATGGCACTAAGTCCTTGGAAATAAGTGGTGGTCCCAACGGGATTCGAACCCGTGTTTTAATTCGACTGCGACTTCGCCATTTATTTACGCGAGCTTCGATTATTTTCTTCCAGTCAGAATGGGGTATGACTAAAACATGGGGCTGAATTTAGGATTATGTGTAGGTATTAGGTTGGCGCTGATAGCATCGCTTCCGAAATGGCAGTTCAATGGAAAGTTCGCTTTGCTAGCAACCCCATGAGTCTGGTGTGGAGGGCAACCAGATCATGTATAACTGTGACCTTGCTATTGAGCAAGAGATGCTCGATAGCAAGTGCGCCTTGTCCGCCAATCGCAACAGCCCAGCGCATCGATAGAGATTCGAGTTCTTGGAGAAGTTGTCGTACCACTGCGTCCGACTTCACCTCAGTCAGAGACAGAAGAACCAGATCAGGTTCGACACGCTCACAGAATGTCTGAAGATCGGAAATGGGAAGGTTCGGTCCGAGATAATAGACATGGCAACCCCGCGTGGCGGCGATATATGCCACAGCCTGTGCACCAATCTCATGGGGCTCACCTTCCGGACATGCAACCAGAACACGCGGCCCGAATTCGTTTACTGGAAGTTGGTTCGTGACTGAAAATAACTTCTGCTGAACGAGTTTTGTCACATAGTGTTCCACCGCAATACTCACTCGTCCTTCGTGCCATAGCTCTCCAACACGGCGTTGCAGCGGAAGCAGGATTCTCTGCAGCGCCTCTTCAAACGGGATGACCGCTACTGCCCCATTGAGCTTCCTTTCGAAGCGGGTTTTATCGAGCGGATCGAGGAGCTTAACCAGTTCGTCGAGGAGACTCGCGTGCGGCTGCAGTTCTTGCGTGGTGGGAATCCCGCTGGTCCGCATTCGTTGGAGTAACGAATCGCGCCCCTCTAATGCGAGCGCGCCGATCGTCTGGCCGCGATCCAGTTCCTCTTTCAGGAATCGAAGGAGCGTCACATCTTGGTCCGTGTATTCTCTATAGCGGTTTGCGCTGCGCAAAGGTTTGACTAGTTCATACCGCCTCTCCCAGACCCTTATCACATCCTTCGAGAGACCTGTTAGCTTCGCAACTATATGAATTCTATAAGTATTCATGACTTATTGTTCATAATATTCTTGCGTCCAGTGTTTGTCAAATATTTTAAATTACAACACTTGACACATTGGACAACATGGGTTATACATTAGACATACATTGAACATACATTAAACATCAAATATGCGGAGGTGATCATGGCAACAGCGGCGGAGAAAAGAGAATCGGCGGCGGAACTCACGATGCAGGGCTTCTCCAGCAAAGGCATCCAAGGCGGACGGTGCCATCAGTGCGGAGGACTCATGGTCGGCGAGTTCTGCATGGACTTACTAAACGGCAGTGGGGAACTCGAGTTCCTCGCCTCACGATGCGTCCAGTGCGGGGAGGTCGTCGATCCAGTGATTCTGATGAACCGGAGGCTGCAGCGGAGCGCAGCTGCGGCACAGCCAGGCGAGGTGCTTTCGCAGTCAGTCGGATCTCAGGTGGCAGCGTAGCGATGCGCTCAACCGACCAGGATGGTCCTGGTCTTTCTCAACACTAAGGAGGTTTCTCATGCGGAGTCAAATGGTTCTTCAGGCAGGATTAGGCGTTTTGTTGGCAGTTGGTTCTGCTTCTCTGGCCACGGCGGACAAGCCGAATACCGACAAGGATATGGTCAAGATCCCTCGATCCGAATTTACGATGGGGAGTCATGAACATGCGGATGAGGCCCCGCACCAAGTGGTGTTGGACAGCTACCTGATCGATAAGTACGAGGTCTCAAATGCGCGATTCAAAGAATTCATGAAGGCCACCGGGCATCCGGCTCCTGCGTATTGGGATGATCCGCGACTCAGCAAACCCAATCAGCCAGTCGTCGGTGTGAGTTGGAACGATGCCAATGCCTTTTGCATCTGGGAAGGCAAGCGACTGCCGACCGAGGCGGAATGGGAGCGGGCGGCGAAGGGTCCGGAGGGCGACAATCACTACCCGTGGGGACATAAGCTCGATCCGCAGAAAGCCAATTATGGACAGAACGTCGGTCGGACCATGCCGGTGGACTCCTACCCTGAAGGTGTCAGCGGATTTGGGGTGTACAACATGGCAGGAAACGTCTTCGAATGGGTCGCTGACTGGTATGACCCAAAGTACTATAAGGAGAGCCTCGCCCTGAATCCGCAAGGGCCGGATAAAGGATACAACTTCGCGAATCAGGGGCCTGTGAAGGTACTGCGCGGGGGCTCCTGGCTGGCGCCGGAGACCTCGTTGCACACAAGCCACCGGTTCTGGAACCAGCCCGACAACAACTCCTATGGAGTAGGCCTCGGGTTCCGTTGCGCGAAGTCGGCTCCCGCCATCTCTGACGAATCGATCCAGGCGGGACGTGACGCTTTCATTGCCGCCCTTGTTGCAATGGGAGCGGAAAAACACGCGGACGCAATGGCCTCAATTGAAAAGGCTCTGGCTGCCGATCCGGGGAACAAGGAATATCTGGCCACCCGTGATCTCATCAAGAAGAACATGAAGAAGAAACACTAAACGTCGACCCGGCTCAAGGGGCGGTAAGACCGCCCCTTCCGAGCCGAATGAGCGACTGGAGTTTCAGCCAACATGATTCGCGGTCTGAAGAAAAGAATCCCGGGGTTTCAAGATAAACCATCGGGATCGTGACGGAGGCGGACGCATGACACAGTACACGACACTGGTTCTCGGAATTTCTTTCAGTGCGTTCCTGCGAGTGGCCCCTCTCATGGCCGGGCCCATCGATCCAGTCCAGCATCCACACCCGGAGCAAGCGACATCGGTCCACGAAGCCGAGCATGCTGTGGACCACGCATGGGAGGTCTATCACCGGGCGGCATTAGGGGGAACCGTGGCGTCCCCTGCTCTGCAGGCCGAGATTGAGGAGCATCTGCACGAGGCCAGAACCCTCGTGACTCGGGCACAGGAGGCGGCCGAACGCGGAGACAAACGTGAGGTGGATCATCTGGTCGGGCAAGTGAAGATTCATTCGACAAAAGCCATCGAAGGCAGCAAGGAGCCGAAGAAATGAAATCTGCCTCTGATAACGGACCGCTGTGCCGAACACTTTGTGTGGTGATCGTGATTTCAACTTGTACCCTGAGTCCGGCGCTGGCAGCGTCAGCGGATCGGAAAGAGATTGATCCGGTCCCCATGGTGATGATTCCAGCCGGAGAGTTCTTGATGGGCAGTCCGGAAGGACAAGGGCGCGCCGATGAGCGGCCTCAACGGTCAGTGTACCTCGACGCGTTCGCAATTGATCAAGTCGAAGTGACCAATAAACGGTATATGGCCTTCGTCACAGCAACGGGCCATCGCAGTCCGCCGAACCCATACGGAACGGGCCCGTTGGTGTCCATCAAAGGCATTGAGCAACTCCCTGTCGTGCAAACAACTTGGTACGACGCCAAGGCCTACTGTAGTTGGGCCAAGAAGCGACTGCCGACGGAGGCGGAATGGGAAAAGGCAGCTCGTGGCACGGACGGCCGGCTGTACCCCTGGGGCAACGAACCGGCCACATTGAAGCGTGCCAACTTCGACCGCGAATGGGAGGAAGACAAGACCTTATATCCGGTTGGATCGCTGCTGGGAGGCGACTCGCCGTACGGGGTGAAAGACATGGCCGGCAATGCCAGAGAGTGGGTTGCCGACTGGTACGACGGGGACTACTACAAACTGGCACCGGTTCGGAATCCACAAGGACCCGACAAAAAGGGGGTCGTCCGGTCGATCCGCGGTGGATCTTGGCACAGCCCAGTGGGTGATATCACCACCACCGCGAGAGGTCGTGGTGGGTTTGCGTTGCAGACCCACGGAACCGGTTTCCGCTGCGCGAGTAGTCTGGATGGTGATCAACAGAAATAGTCGCG of Nitrospiraceae bacterium contains these proteins:
- a CDS encoding lipid-binding SYLF domain-containing protein produces the protein MRYDTLIILLLSLIVGLSLQPSMAWAGKSAEAAEIDREADAALKKLLADTPEAETFREDAKGILIFPSITKGGFIVGAHYGKGALKKNGATVGYYSTTAASYGLQAGVQSFGYVLFFMNDKALEYLDNSSGWEVGVGPSIVVVDKGAGKSVTTTTGRSDVYAFIFSQQGLMAGLGLQGSKITKIEP
- a CDS encoding helix-turn-helix domain-containing protein, translated to MLWTVKDLAHRLNIKPSTVYSWATHGRIPCLKIHGALRFRREEIERWLESLRVQQPLTAPSDPHTALDVLIARTKQHAYTPPPRGSQTRSSLIRKEETDGAL
- a CDS encoding site-specific integrase, which gives rise to MGLYKRHRVWWMSFTYNGEQIRRSTGTTNKRLAEAICSKVRVKIIEGQYFDRGEEQDRTVGEMMERYFRERVAGGNRHSERRARSILTNLRSVFGSKTLAAVTPKEIATYKANRHQQGAKPATIAKELGLMKAAYNVAIREWEWCRENPVCRVMFGRIRNARVRYLDDGTFERVVKACPAWLQPIVLIARYTGMRRENVVMLQWSQVDLHRKLIVLESTKNGDRLGVPLCDPVMTILQKLRGTRLNPFGPVFTRLDGEPLTGDAVGIAFGRVCRRIGIEDFRFHDLRHTFASSLVQQGVDLYHVQRLLGHRDGRMTQRYAHLAPENLRDAIQVFNRGNHKISTQAADRSESMALSPWK
- a CDS encoding MerR family transcriptional regulator; amino-acid sequence: MNTYRIHIVAKLTGLSKDVIRVWERRYELVKPLRSANRYREYTDQDVTLLRFLKEELDRGQTIGALALEGRDSLLQRMRTSGIPTTQELQPHASLLDELVKLLDPLDKTRFERKLNGAVAVIPFEEALQRILLPLQRRVGELWHEGRVSIAVEHYVTKLVQQKLFSVTNQLPVNEFGPRVLVACPEGEPHEIGAQAVAYIAATRGCHVYYLGPNLPISDLQTFCERVEPDLVLLSLTEVKSDAVVRQLLQELESLSMRWAVAIGGQGALAIEHLLLNSKVTVIHDLVALHTRLMGLLAKRTFH
- a CDS encoding formylglycine-generating enzyme family protein yields the protein MRSQMVLQAGLGVLLAVGSASLATADKPNTDKDMVKIPRSEFTMGSHEHADEAPHQVVLDSYLIDKYEVSNARFKEFMKATGHPAPAYWDDPRLSKPNQPVVGVSWNDANAFCIWEGKRLPTEAEWERAAKGPEGDNHYPWGHKLDPQKANYGQNVGRTMPVDSYPEGVSGFGVYNMAGNVFEWVADWYDPKYYKESLALNPQGPDKGYNFANQGPVKVLRGGSWLAPETSLHTSHRFWNQPDNNSYGVGLGFRCAKSAPAISDESIQAGRDAFIAALVAMGAEKHADAMASIEKALAADPGNKEYLATRDLIKKNMKKKH
- a CDS encoding formylglycine-generating enzyme family protein, producing the protein MKSASDNGPLCRTLCVVIVISTCTLSPALAASADRKEIDPVPMVMIPAGEFLMGSPEGQGRADERPQRSVYLDAFAIDQVEVTNKRYMAFVTATGHRSPPNPYGTGPLVSIKGIEQLPVVQTTWYDAKAYCSWAKKRLPTEAEWEKAARGTDGRLYPWGNEPATLKRANFDREWEEDKTLYPVGSLLGGDSPYGVKDMAGNAREWVADWYDGDYYKLAPVRNPQGPDKKGVVRSIRGGSWHSPVGDITTTARGRGGFALQTHGTGFRCASSLDGDQQK